ACAAGCCGGCGCCGGACGTCCTCCACCACGCGCTCGCGGCGCTGGGGACCGGCGGGCTGTGGATGGTGGGGGACACCACGCTGGACCTGCGCGCGGGGCAGGCCGCGGGCCTCAAGACCTACGCCGTCACCTGGGGCACCCACTCCCACGAGGAGCTCGCCAGCGCCTCGCCGGATGAGCTCCAGCCCGACCTGGAGCGGCTGCTGCACCACCTGCCCCCGCTCGGCTGAGCGCGGGCCTCAGTGCTGGGGCCGGGGGTGGAGCGCCTGCACCTGACGCGCCTGTCCCCGGCTGGGCAGGGGCCCGGCGGGGAGCGTGAGCTGATCCAGCTCCCGGGGGCCAATCAACTGCACCACGTCCTTGCGGAAGAACAGGTCCAGCGTCCAGCCCATCGCCACGCGGAGCTTCGTCTCCAGCTTCGGCAGCTTCGCCAGGTAGATGGTGCGCCAGAGGAACCACGCGAAGGTGCCGGAGAACTTCAGCCCCAGGATGCGCGCCACGCCCGCGCGCTGGCCAATGGCCGCCAGCTGCCCCAGCATCTTGTAGCGGAACACCTTGCCCGGCTGGCCCTTCAGCGCCGCGCACACGTTGAGCGCCGCCTGCTTGCCCTGGCGCATCGCGTGCTGCGCGGTGGGCGGACAGGGCTTGCCGCCCTGGGTGAGGTCCGGGACCGACGCGCAGTCGCCCAGCGCCCACACGCCCGGGAAGCCGGGCACCTCCATGCGCTCGTTCACCTTGAGGCGGCCGTGCACCTTCTCGCAGGGCAGCTTCTTCAGGAGGGAGGGCGGCGTGACGCCCGCGACCCACACCACCGTCTTCGTGGGCACCACGGAGCCATCCGGGAGCAGCACGCCCGTCTCCGTCACGTCCTCCACGCGAGTGCCCGTGCGCACCTCCACGCCATGCTCGATGAGCTTCTTGCGCGTGTACGCGCCCAGGTCCTGGCCCAGCTCCGGCAGCACCTCCTC
This Corallococcus silvisoli DNA region includes the following protein-coding sequences:
- a CDS encoding NAD(P)/FAD-dependent oxidoreductase; the protein is MGADNQPEGMCVETPARRKRVLILGGGFAGMYAALHLERRLGGRDDVEVTLVSRDNYFLFTPMLHEVAASDLNASAIVISLRKLLPRLSFVEGDVTGLDLEAKQALVAHGGLDGHSHAVPYDYVVLAMGSETNYFGRQGPREHSLTMKTLGDAMLLRNSLIDRLEEADADCVTAGQRNAIVTFVVVGGGFAGVETAGAINDFVHGALPFYPNIQHANVRVMLVHGGEEVLPELGQDLGAYTRKKLIEHGVEVRTGTRVEDVTETGVLLPDGSVVPTKTVVWVAGVTPPSLLKKLPCEKVHGRLKVNERMEVPGFPGVWALGDCASVPDLTQGGKPCPPTAQHAMRQGKQAALNVCAALKGQPGKVFRYKMLGQLAAIGQRAGVARILGLKFSGTFAWFLWRTIYLAKLPKLETKLRVAMGWTLDLFFRKDVVQLIGPRELDQLTLPAGPLPSRGQARQVQALHPRPQH